The proteins below come from a single Halobacteriovorax sp. GB3 genomic window:
- a CDS encoding ABC transporter substrate-binding protein — protein MYSFSQMVKALVICSFVFLTSCGGISMLNQRSSKDYYSENFLKKINVIKDQFGSGNSEAALVKLRAMNDQELLPAEVAMKRNLIGVILFGKENFEQAIYNFNLALSTSRLDPSLNSQVQLNLASTYFKMGYMEKAMSVLVISDFKNLSENEAIKFHKLKYKTALELGQSGLAMESLVWSIKDKESLTELKNEPLFESLLSDFMGLSNRERLRFIEKFEGEDIFLVGYLAYLEAEKLYYKGKKSEAKELISWMQDNFEKYQELEILAGRFLNRVENFAKMNHFNIGVVLPLSGEKENFGRRALTGIDNAFKQYFKETPSSSYTLFIEDSNGSAAVGAHKVQELVEKHQVSAIVGGLFSDEAFKEYTEARKNGVFFVSLSQIYTPKFNKDHLLVEVPGSVESLVNRLFDTEMLEHFGKRAAIIYPKSSRGEAYVDEFWRKAKEMNVVVNGAYSYDKTATDHRKTVQKLLGLKFKRERQEEFDTFNEIYSLEKNTTIRRIQVLKPQKDFDWVFIPAFPREALQIIPSFSYYDAFKMNLIGDPSWRSKTLSRESYKLGKLSFVGDDITEIPETFSQNFQELYGRRPLLVEIRAYDSLRILHTLLKAGPFKTRDELDDAVRSNTELMGISGKWTLQDGVWMKNLVPLKLHRGKVDGIVLKDNYDEMGNKVEETKK, from the coding sequence ATGTATTCATTTTCACAGATGGTGAAAGCTCTAGTTATTTGTTCATTTGTTTTTCTAACTTCTTGTGGTGGGATTTCAATGCTCAATCAAAGAAGTTCAAAAGACTATTATTCTGAGAACTTTCTGAAAAAAATTAATGTTATTAAGGATCAATTTGGATCGGGTAACTCAGAGGCGGCTCTAGTTAAATTGAGAGCTATGAATGATCAAGAACTTCTTCCTGCAGAAGTTGCGATGAAGAGAAACTTAATTGGAGTTATTCTTTTTGGTAAAGAGAACTTTGAACAAGCTATTTATAACTTCAATCTTGCTCTTTCTACATCGAGACTAGATCCTTCGCTAAATTCTCAGGTTCAACTAAATCTTGCGAGCACTTATTTTAAAATGGGTTACATGGAAAAGGCCATGTCAGTTCTTGTGATTAGTGACTTCAAAAATTTATCAGAAAATGAAGCGATTAAATTTCATAAACTTAAATACAAGACAGCTCTCGAATTAGGTCAAAGTGGTCTGGCCATGGAGTCTCTCGTTTGGTCGATTAAAGACAAGGAGAGTTTAACTGAGTTAAAGAATGAGCCACTTTTTGAATCACTACTTTCTGATTTTATGGGTCTCTCAAATAGAGAGCGTCTAAGATTTATTGAAAAATTTGAAGGTGAAGATATTTTTCTTGTTGGCTACCTTGCTTATCTTGAAGCTGAAAAGCTTTATTATAAAGGTAAAAAGAGTGAGGCTAAAGAGCTGATCTCATGGATGCAAGATAACTTTGAGAAATATCAAGAGCTAGAAATTTTAGCGGGAAGATTTTTAAACCGTGTAGAAAACTTTGCTAAGATGAACCATTTCAATATTGGTGTTGTTCTTCCTTTAAGTGGTGAGAAAGAAAATTTTGGTCGTCGAGCTTTGACTGGAATTGATAATGCTTTTAAGCAATATTTCAAAGAAACGCCGTCTAGCAGTTATACACTGTTCATCGAAGATTCAAATGGAAGTGCAGCCGTTGGAGCTCACAAGGTTCAAGAACTTGTTGAGAAGCATCAGGTTTCTGCTATTGTTGGAGGTTTATTTTCTGACGAAGCATTTAAAGAATACACTGAAGCGAGAAAGAATGGAGTTTTCTTTGTTTCTCTTTCGCAAATCTATACGCCAAAGTTTAATAAAGACCATCTTTTAGTAGAGGTTCCTGGTTCTGTTGAATCACTGGTGAATAGACTTTTTGATACTGAAATGTTGGAGCACTTTGGAAAGAGAGCTGCGATTATTTATCCAAAATCGAGTCGTGGAGAAGCCTACGTTGATGAATTTTGGAGAAAAGCTAAGGAGATGAATGTTGTTGTTAATGGAGCCTATTCATACGATAAAACGGCTACTGATCATCGTAAAACTGTACAGAAACTTCTCGGTCTAAAATTTAAAAGAGAAAGACAGGAAGAATTCGATACATTTAATGAAATCTACTCTCTTGAAAAGAATACGACGATTAGACGAATTCAGGTTCTAAAACCGCAAAAAGATTTCGATTGGGTTTTTATACCTGCATTTCCAAGAGAAGCCCTGCAGATCATTCCATCATTTAGTTACTATGATGCCTTTAAGATGAATTTAATTGGAGATCCATCATGGAGATCTAAAACGCTCTCGAGAGAAAGTTATAAGCTTGGGAAGCTAAGTTTTGTTGGAGACGACATAACTGAGATTCCAGAAACATTTAGTCAAAACTTTCAAGAACTCTATGGAAGAAGACCTCTTCTCGTAGAGATTAGGGCCTATGACTCATTGAGAATTCTACATACACTACTGAAGGCCGGTCCGTTTAAGACTAGAGATGAATTAGACGATGCTGTACGCTCGAATACTGAATTAATGGGAATTTCTGGAAAATGGACTCTGCAAGATGGAGTTTGGATGAAAAATCTTGTTCCTCTTAAATTGCATAGAGGAAAAGTAGATGGAATTGTTTTAAAAGATAATTACGATGAAATGGGAAATAAAGTTGAGGAAACTAAAAAGTAA
- the dnaJ gene encoding molecular chaperone DnaJ, with protein MSKRDYYEVLGVQKGAGKDEIKKAYRKLAMKYHPDRNDGEDAKAKFQEISEAAEVLLDDGKKQRYDQFGHAGVDGQAGGFGGGGFSGDFGDLGDIFGDIFGDMMGGGRGRRRQRSRGRPGNDLQMAINVTFEEAAFGAEKTIKINKLAKCGTCDGSGGKDGAKPVSCDMCHGAGEVRRQQGFFTVASTCPKCNGSGQTISDPCGTCHGEGRARKESELSVKIPAGIDEGQRLKLSGEGDAGAQGGPDGDLYVVIQIEEHEIFERDGFDVHCTVPVSFSQAALGAEIEVPTLDGKVLVNIPTGTQSGRKMRLKGKGIQRLGGYGGNGDCILHIHVETPTKLSSEQKELFQKLAEIEHENCNPMSRGFFDKVKDLFQ; from the coding sequence ATGAGTAAAAGAGATTATTATGAAGTTCTTGGTGTACAAAAAGGTGCAGGTAAGGACGAAATTAAAAAAGCCTATAGAAAACTTGCAATGAAGTATCACCCAGATAGAAATGATGGGGAAGATGCAAAAGCAAAGTTTCAAGAGATTTCTGAAGCGGCAGAAGTCCTCCTCGACGACGGAAAAAAACAGCGTTATGACCAATTTGGCCACGCTGGTGTTGACGGTCAAGCTGGAGGCTTTGGCGGTGGTGGATTCAGCGGTGACTTTGGTGATCTTGGAGACATTTTTGGTGATATCTTTGGCGATATGATGGGTGGCGGACGTGGACGTCGTCGTCAACGTAGCCGTGGTAGACCTGGAAATGATCTTCAAATGGCCATTAATGTAACGTTTGAAGAAGCTGCTTTTGGTGCTGAGAAAACAATTAAAATTAACAAACTTGCCAAGTGTGGAACTTGTGATGGTTCAGGTGGTAAGGATGGTGCTAAGCCGGTTTCATGTGATATGTGTCACGGAGCTGGTGAGGTGAGAAGACAGCAAGGATTCTTTACTGTTGCTTCAACTTGTCCAAAGTGTAATGGTTCAGGTCAAACGATTAGTGATCCATGTGGGACATGTCATGGCGAAGGTAGAGCGAGAAAAGAGTCAGAGCTTTCAGTGAAAATTCCAGCGGGAATTGATGAAGGGCAAAGACTTAAGCTCTCTGGAGAAGGTGATGCTGGAGCACAAGGTGGTCCAGATGGTGATCTTTATGTTGTTATTCAAATTGAAGAACATGAGATCTTTGAAAGAGATGGATTCGATGTTCACTGTACAGTCCCAGTTAGTTTCTCTCAAGCTGCGCTTGGAGCGGAAATTGAAGTTCCTACACTTGATGGGAAAGTTCTCGTTAACATCCCTACAGGTACTCAATCTGGTCGCAAGATGAGATTAAAGGGGAAAGGGATTCAAAGACTTGGTGGCTACGGTGGAAATGGTGATTGCATCCTGCACATTCATGTTGAAACGCCAACAAAGCTAAGTTCAGAGCAGAAAGAGCTCTTTCAAAAGCTTGCTGAGATTGAACATGAAAATTGTAATCCTATGAGTCGTGGATTCTTTGATAAAGTTAAAGATCTATTTCAATAA